The DNA region AGATATGTGGCCGGATACACTGCTTTTCGTCCAGTGAGTGTGAAATCTGTAGTTTAAAAAACTCCAATGATTTTCCTAGTGCTATAGTTAAATATGCTGCTCTCTGGCACTTCTTAGGTTTGGGATTGTTTATGTCATAGTTGATATTATCAGTGCTTATGCTTAATACCCCCAAGCTTCGGAGCGCCCCTTTGAATAGCCTACCTTCGGGAAAGGATGAAGTTCTGCTGCATCTGATTCTTTTAGCACACTTTGATGAGATTTGGGCAAATGGGACCCTTGCCACACTTCAGATACATGATAAAATAACTCCACTAAAACCGGACCAGGATTAATAAAATACCAGTCTAACAAGACCATATCATTCAATCCTCTACATATGCAGGTTCGATTGCTTCGATCAGCCGAAAGGAAGCTTCCCCTTTACGAGCTGATGCAAGAAACCAATCTGACATGAGACGCCTCAGCTATAGATAAAAGCACAAACTATGACCACAAACTCTGCTTCTGTTGGAGGACATAGGTATTTGCCATAGATATTTCGCGCCCAGCCTTATTCATAACTCAAGACCACAAAAATATATGGCCTTTCGGGGTCGACCCCTATAGGTCTAAGAACACAAACTCTTTGACTGCAGGCACCGCCCCGACCTTCATTAGGGTTTCCTTGTCTGGGGCTTCATCCACTCCGATCGCCATGACAGCCTGCTTGCGGCGGGCAGTGCGTCCCACGCTCATGAAGCTCACGTTGACGTTGTGCTGCCCAAGAATGTTCCCGACCTGCCCGATCATCCCAGGCTGGTCCAACTGTCGGCACAGTATGAGGTTTCCTTCCAAGCTTACATCCACGTCGAACGTGCCGATACATGTGAGCCGGGGGATCCCATCCTTCACCTTCCCCTCGATGCTGATGTCTCCATTATCAGTGACAGCGCTTGCAAACTTAGACTGCATGTTGGATATCTTGATTTGAATCGAGTCGACTGGGGATTCGGGAGATGAGTCAACGGTCACCCGCTCCTCGCTGATACGGAGACCTTTCTGCTTGGCCGTGTAGTCAGCATTGACAAGGTTgatgaaggaagaagagatcGGCTCAATGATCCCCTTGGTGATCATGGCTCGGAGCAGTCTTGTGTCAAGATCATCTGGGTCCCGAGCCGACCTGTAGACCACCTTGACGGACTGGATCCCCTTTCCGCCTGCAACTATTTGAACAGCTAGGCGGCCCAACTTTTCGGCCAAAACAACATAAGGAGCCAATTCAGAGAGAACCTGCAAATATCACCAACTTTATTTTAGGAACAAGAACAATCTCATGGCTGTATTTAAGTATGCGTCGTTACAGAATTCGGCTTACTTCGGGAGGAACCATGGGAGCATTGACAGCAGTTGCAGAGAGTTCTCCATTCAGTGCTCCGACGACAGCCTCGGCTATCTCGATGGCGACACCTTCCTGTATGTTCGTCACAGCGAAAGTGTGGATTTACAGAGTAAGAACAAGTTAAAAAACAGATAGTCCCCATTGGATTTTGACATTCTAATCAATGGCAAAGATACCTGTGCTTCCTTTGTACTAGCTCCGAGGTGAGGTGTGACCGTGACATTGTGATGCTGCACCAACTTGCTATCCTTCGATGGGGGTTCTTCCGCGAACACATCAAGTGCTGCCTGATACAAACATCGACATTCGGGTTAATATGGTCAATCACGATTCACCTGTTTTATTCAGTGAATTAATATGaatgaagaaagaaattaatgtATGTATACCTGGGCGACAACTCCACTGTCCAGAGCCCTCACCAGAGCATCCTCGTCGATGACTCCTCCCCTCGCGACATTGATGATTCGGACTCCCTTCTTCATCTTCGCAAAGGTCTCATCATTGAAGAGCTTCGAGGTTGTGGGAGTGAGGGGCATGTGGAGGGAAATGAAGTCTGCGGTAGCGATCGCCTGATCGAACGACACCAAGTCCACGGACATTGCCCGGGCCCGGTCTGCCGGGGCATACGGGTCATGGGCTATGACATGCATCCCGAGACCCTTGGCTCGCCTCGCGACCTCGGACCCCACTTTCCCGAATCCCATAATTGCCAGCGTCTTCCCGACGAGGGAGACTCCAACATACTTGCTCCGTTCCCATTTTCCTTCAAGGACGCAAAGACCATGTTAGCAATCCAAGCGCAAGGATCCATTCTTGCAACATCCTTCCAATATAAACTTATCAGACTATGTTAGGCAAGCGGAGTCCGGGAATTACATATCGTACAACATATCGGAATTTACATGTGACATGAAATCTTGATCGcatcaaagaggttttcataccaataaaaatcaataggTCCTACCATGATGTCCTGTCTTTTCTAATATcagaaatgaaaaatttatacatacatacatacatatatatatatatatatatatattgtaaaataCGCACATGGTCAACATGTAGATGTAGATCCAGCAAAGCTGGGGGTTAGTGGGCAAAGAGAATCCaaagatattattatttttctattatgaAAGCAACGGAGGACAGATATTCAATTATTCAAAGCACCCAACTACTCCCCCACCTATCCCTACATTATAATAATTGAAGAAGACAAATCATTGTACTGTGCTTAGTCCAATTGAATTGATTAATGTGGGACATTGTTCCACGAAAAATGATCAGGCCTCGCACGACTCTTAGCCCCCCACCAGAATTACTATCCTATGAACGGAAAATATTAGGATTAGGAAGCGGAAATTCGACCCTGCTCGTGCTATAGGCTGCGCAATGCCCGAGACAAAGTCGTGCAATGCACTACAATGGTCATTTCCTTGTGTCGTGACCATAAAAGAATTAACGGCTTTTATTGCCCTTGAGTACACTAGCTCAACCGGGTCTCGTATCCAAATTCCACTCTTCCGACTTAACCCATTCAGGAATATCGATAGTCTCGGAAACAATTTAAGAAGTAACCGATCTTGTATAGCAATCCATAGGAGGGCCTAAGTTTTCGCTCACTAGTAAAGGCCGTACGGACTAAAGATACCCGGTACTGCTTACTAGAGAACATGTGGGTCGTATAGGAACAGAGACATAATGTTTTTTGGCGGGTCGAAATTCTTGTAGAGATCGAAAATTTGAGGTTTTTCTGttctagatttggaattttctttttcagtaaTAATTATTATGCATAGATCTAAAAAATTTCCTTCCTTTGAAAATGTGCCATGGACTGCTGGGCATTTGCAGACCGTGGatcagtattttttttttcttttttttccgggAGTGCATAGGAGTATTTTGGAAGCTGATGAATCGcaattaattcaattcgatttactaagaaataaaactcttTTAATTATAAGTTTTCTTCGTTTATAATACTCGAATCTATGAGATTAAAActttatttaaatggaatatgTATCGAATTATTTGAATCAACTTATATcagtaattaatttataaaggctataactatttttttttcattttttattgggTACGTAAGGCTATAATTATTTTACCTAAtgttatatgtatttattatgaaataaaaaatagtaaaaaaaattaaaagaagagGGTGGTGTTATAGGATTAGTATTATACCAGCTTTCATGGAAGCATCGGCCTGGGCGACGTTGCGGGCCATGGAGGCGAGGAGGGCGATGCCGTGCTCCGCCGCGGCGACGGTGTTGGCCGTCGGGGCGTTGACGACCAAGCACCCGAACTCGGTGGCCGCCTGCAGATCGACATTGTCGATCCCGACCCCGGCACGGCCCACCACCTTGAGCCCGCCCTTGGCCGCCTCAAACACCTGCCTCGTCACCTTGGTCCCGCTCCTCACGATCAGCGCGTCGAACTCAGAGATCCTCTTGCACAGCTCCTCCTGCGACAGGTTGTAGAGGCACTCTACGTTCCCGAACCCCCGGAGCAGCTTCAGCCCGGCCTCCCCCAGCTTCTCGGAGACCAGGATGGCGGGCCTCGGCCCCGAATCGGCCTCGGCGGCCCGATCCCGGGTGTCCAAGGAGGCGGTCCTGGCCGATTCGGCGACCTTGAGAGCATTCCGGACGACGGAACCTTGGCTGGTGGGATTCTGGCTGGAGTTGACGAGTTTGAGGGAAATGGGGGTGGGGTTGGAGCTGGAGGGGAAGGAGAGGAGGTTGGGCTTGTTAGAATTGGTGGGGGAAGCTGCAGCAGGCGAGAAGATGGGTTGGATTgacaaggaagaagaagaagaagccgcgGCCATTGTTGATGGAGCTTTTTGCTCTAATGGTGATTTTCTTGTTCGCTTTCCCTGTGGATGGGAGGGCAGGGGAGGCGGGGTTGGTGTGAGAGCGAGCGAATGTCTCTCCGATAAATTTATAGGGGGGAGAAGGCAGTCTGACTCcaattttggatttttatttaattttttcattcatttaatctttttctaatttatggGCCAATGGAAATTGGGAAATCGGTAAACGAGAAACCACCACAAGCAAAGAGGAACAGAAAGGTCAATTTGATGGATGAGTTTCACTTTCATCCCAATCGTGGAATTACTGTTTTGGCCCCACTAATAATTTAGGCTAATTACTCAATGAcatttccaaatttccaactcAAATGGAGATGAAGATGTAATGGGAAACACATAAGCAAACACAAAAGTAAGAACTCTAATGTGCATGCATTTTCATGTTGCCACCGGCTGCTGTGTCAAAATCGATTAATACCTCTCGAACGGGTAGAAACTATATGTATTTcataatattagaaaataaacatgcaattAAGTAGTTTTCGATAGATTTCTTCAATTTATAGAATCCAATATTTGATGGATGCATTTCGGGAATAGATTTTTTGGGGTGAATCTACCTACATGCCTTTTTCGATCAATGATATGTTTTGGTTTATTCTGGAATTCACATATATGACAGGTATGATTTTAGGTAGGTAATTAGATAGATGTCAGTAACTTTCCATATACTAGCAAGTAGCCTATCTTGGAAGGAAAATTCTAGGGACTAATCACCGGATTTGAAGAAATctatatgtaaataaaaataacttaaataacaaaaaatactACTCAACAAATGCTCgaattaatgtaaaaatagaaaaaaaaaattagttttaaatttatgaaattaaaatgctacttaaaaatttattaatatgtaAAATTGACTATTTTTACAATAAATGTAACAATTatacttaaattttttaataataaataatttaatataaaagtaTTAAAATAGATATGGAAAAGTTTATATTCgaaaataattagttaatcATATGTATAGATTATCACAAGCACATTAATTGTATAAATTTACtagcacattaaaaaaataaaatttatcatgtCAAATTAAGGATTTTGATtgcaatatttcaaaaaatatgcaaaataaaatttatttatctaaaTGTGATGTCTTCAATATTCTGTCACGGTTCCATTAATAAAGTCGACAGCCAGACCATTTTGTATAACGAAATAGAAAAAGTTAGGTCGATTTgatgacaaaaatatattaaggACTAAACTGGTGATTCGAAAATCtttcaaggaccaaattgatcgTCTACTCGATAAATAAACGGACAAAATGGCAAAGTTTTGCCCAAGATAAGAGATATAAGTAAAAGACAAACATTAGATGCATGCTTCGATTTATCtgtactttctttttttttgggtggaagATTTATGTATACATTAATATGGGCCAACAAGGAAAATGAAGGACAGTCTACCGCAAGTTCATaaaattatctaaaaattTATGCAATTGATTTTGTTTCAAACGAATGAAACTAGATCTCATCGCAAGAATCCATTAGAGCCTATTTTAATTAAGTAGATAGATCTACATATTTTCGACGGACCGACGCAAGCTTACTTGCGTGTACCTTTTTTCATGCATCAATTAACAAAATCTTCTAGTACATACAAATACAGGAAGCAGGTTATTAGAGGTAAACTTGAACTTGTCTTGGTAGCAAGTAGGCACTCTAATTATAAtaacatgatttttttatttatatagcaCGAGAGGTACATAGGCAGGTCCATTACGTAAGTTAATTTGCATCGATAGATTGCAAGTTGGAGAAAACTAATCATCGTGATACTTCTACTTTGTGCCAATGAGATTCAATATTCATAACCCATTCATTGAACGATAAGTGAATGTAAACAGCACCGAATGACGAATTGAGCGGAAATTAGAGGCAGTACGGATGAGTTTAGTCATACTTTTACAGTCGATCGGTTTCACGGAAGCTAATGCTGTCAACTATGCTAGTAGTTGGCATTTAAATATCATACTATGTGCAGATAGGGACGTGGATATATACATGGACCTTGAAATTattccatttaattaattaactttcGTAGTGAGGAAGAAATGCTCTTACATGTATAATATACAAATCGTtcacttaatatatatatttgcactCTTGGGGTCCTTGACcatataagaaagaaaaaccaaCGTATTATCGGATCAATAGATGCTCCATGGGACCCTAACATTCATTGCTTTGCTGCAaggaatattataatatataactcggcttaaataaaaataccatGATCgtgtaaccaaaaaaataacaatgaaAATACCACGatcttcattatatatatatatatatatgtatgtatatactcAATCTAGTATCTACTCaatcatataattaatatatatctaatctaccaattatatatgtatataaaccCTAGCACCATGTGCATCTAGCGATCTAGGgtttttgtatattttcttGGCACCTTTCGTCTTCCTTTGGTAAAGAAATAGGATTGAAGCCCCACTTCGACGTCCCACTTGCAACAATCGCCATTTTCATGGGGCCCTCCACCTCATGACTGATCGTGTCCTAACaccaaatttaaaaattactcaATAATGAATCATTCAAATAGGAGATCGATCGAATTCGCAGCCAAATAAGTAAATGAATAAAAGGAGATCGAATCATAGACTCCTGTTGGCACAaatctattattattagtttaaataattaccaaaaacattttgtccttttctttcACAAATGCATATTATGACACCCTCTTatgtcctttctttctttgttttgaaaCAACGATAGGGCCCATATCCCTCCATTTGTGGTGGAGAAGAAGCAAGTAAAATTGAATTCCATGTCCTTCAACTGGCGATGGATGGGGTTCGGCATCGAATTCTAGTGCTAGACCCGACTAAGCACCTCGGTTGGGATGGTCGACGACTCAATATATGATCACCCATAATCGGGGACGAAGCTAGGAATTTTAGTCAGGAAGACAACGTATCTCATGAAATTCTTTCATGTACTAATTAGTAAGGTTAATTAGATACTATTAGCAAATTTTGGTAAATTAATGtctatttgtttatttttattttattttttatattagaaaatttaaatattttccaaGTGAGCTATCgcgtttatttttttccttagaaATAAACAATTGTGTTTAGCTAGCTAAGTTTTCAATCTATATAACTTTTGTTAATTCTTATCACATTTGTAACATAAGTCACTAAACGAAATAACAGTCTATTGAGATAAGAGATTATGTTTCACTATGTGCAGAGAAAAGAagtaataataacaattagGGGGCAATGTactgacccaaaaaaaaaaacctttttaTGTACCTATATGAAGGGGTGGCctgcaatgcatgtgccccCGTCCTTCCCCATAATGTATGAACATTTATCTTTAAaattagggtaaattgcactggtgatCCAAAAGGTTTCATCAATATTTCATGTTGatccaaaaaattttttttgctacttgacgatataaaatgtttcaaaaccgtttctttatagtacattccgtcaattcaTAATTGACGCCGTTAGAAAATGCTAACGTGGCAATAaacattttaataaaaaatattttttaattttaattaaaactccaaagtttttaaaatttcaaaacgacctaaattttttaaactttttcaattttacccCAACATTCTCTCTCCCTTCACtgttcatcgtcttcctcctcccctCCATTGTTTCCAATCTTGAGAAAGAGCTCGATCGTCACCTTTTCAGCAGAGCTAGAACCTCTAGCTACTTCGATCTTGAAACTgttttttttgagttttccattttctctGTCTCTTTCTTCCTTAATTTCCCGGAAACGAAGACGGCTAATTTTCTGCTGAGCTTCCTCGGCCTCGTCCCTTTCAGCACGAGGAGGGACAACGTCTACTACATAGCGACGGTGGCCATTTGCTGCACCCTCTTCTACGTCGTCGAAATCTGGCAGCACTCTGGCACTGGCTCCGTCTCCGGCGACCTCTCACCCCTCTCCATCGTCTCCAAGACCCCATGCAACGTGTCCCATATTGCCACTAGCCAAACCGCCCCGCTCGACTTCTTCCCTCGACACACATCGGACAACCTCCTGCCTCTGGCTGCAGAGGAGGCTTCCACGCGCTTGCCCTACTTCCCGCCCTGCCACCCTTGGCTCAGCGAGCACACCCTCTGTGAGGACTTCGAACAATCGCTGAAGTTCGAGAGGGACAGGTTCGTCGGACACTACCATCGCTTTGCTGCTTCTGACAGATTCGGCGAGATGATGAACAGTGATGAACAGTGGAGGGAaggaggaagacgatgaacaGTGGAGGGAGAGACAAGGTTGGggcaaaattcaaaaaattcaaaaaatttagatcgttttgaaattttaaaaactttggagctttaattaaaattaaaaaatattttttattaaaaagttcCTTCCCACGTTAGCATTTTCTAACGGCGTCAATCAtgaattgacggaatgtactataaagaaacggttttgaaacattttgtaccgtcaagtagtaaaaaaaactttttgaatcaACATGAAAcatttatgaaatattttggacTACCAGTGTATTTTACCCTTAAAACTATATCCATTAGGGCACTGTGGCATATATGATTTACTCGATGGtatctttttccctttaaCTTACGAAAATTGGATCTTGAGATGGGTTCAAAAGTTGTATGGAATTTGATAATTGTTGCCAACCATATATGGTAATCCATCACGGTCATGTTCAATACCACATTTCGTGCCCCGGCACCCCTGAACATAATGGAGTTACCGAGAGAAAGTATCCCACATCGTCGAGCTAGATCTTGCTAGTTCTTTTAAAGCATTCATTCATGCATTTAAATTACGGGGTTGTAACCTTCGCTAACCATTGATCGTTCAATTGATCGCTTACCATCATCAACACCATCTATAAAGAAaccatatatatgtaatatactTAATTTTCGTCTCTGCCAATCATATGAGGAATAAGTTATTTGATGCTTGGTCTTTTTCCATGTGTTGGGCTTCGATATTTTTCGTATATCCACGGGCTACGTACGTATATATTTATCGGCACGTGATAATATTGGtcgaatatttttatttcccctttgcttttgatttccaaGATGCTGCTGCTAATGCTGGAGGCGGAGGGATTAATCCATCTCTTAATGGACTGACTTGGTGAACTTGCATTGCTCTCGGCAACAGCAGGCCTCAATTTCCCTCTTCTGCCCAATTGCCACCcattcgacctagtaactccACCTCCTCTGTTCCTTCTTCAGCAACCCAATTCTCTCCGGTTGCCTCGATAGACAAGAATCCATATTAAAGAGACTAGCAGTGCAGTAACGCATACATTCACTCATAATTAAGATATTTCATATTCGATTTACATGTACTCTattagaatttcaattttattgtattaggtTTATAAATCTCTCTTATAAtgaagacaaaaataaaataaaataaataatttaaaaaataaaaaccaaaTGAGGCGATTTCTCCGAAGGCTTTGGTGGCTTCCGATGAGGCTGCCAACCACCCAGTGGAGAAACCTAGCTCATTCTCAGttgctcttttcttcttcttttttattttatttttttttttgatgaaaaaaatgaCACGTAGCGGGTGCCACG from Punica granatum isolate Tunisia-2019 chromosome 3, ASM765513v2, whole genome shotgun sequence includes:
- the LOC116200018 gene encoding D-3-phosphoglycerate dehydrogenase 2, chloroplastic-like translates to MAAASSSSSLSIQPIFSPAAASPTNSNKPNLLSFPSSSNPTPISLKLVNSSQNPTSQGSVVRNALKVAESARTASLDTRDRAAEADSGPRPAILVSEKLGEAGLKLLRGFGNVECLYNLSQEELCKRISEFDALIVRSGTKVTRQVFEAAKGGLKVVGRAGVGIDNVDLQAATEFGCLVVNAPTANTVAAAEHGIALLASMARNVAQADASMKAGKWERSKYVGVSLVGKTLAIMGFGKVGSEVARRAKGLGMHVIAHDPYAPADRARAMSVDLVSFDQAIATADFISLHMPLTPTTSKLFNDETFAKMKKGVRIINVARGGVIDEDALVRALDSGVVAQAALDVFAEEPPSKDSKLVQHHNVTVTPHLGASTKEAQEGVAIEIAEAVVGALNGELSATAVNAPMVPPEVLSELAPYVVLAEKLGRLAVQIVAGGKGIQSVKVVYRSARDPDDLDTRLLRAMITKGIIEPISSSFINLVNADYTAKQKGLRISEERVTVDSSPESPVDSIQIKISNMQSKFASAVTDNGDISIEGKVKDGIPRLTCIGTFDVDVSLEGNLILCRQLDQPGMIGQVGNILGQHNVNVSFMSVGRTARRKQAVMAIGVDEAPDKETLMKVGAVPAVKEFVFLDL